A single window of Bradyrhizobium daqingense DNA harbors:
- a CDS encoding L-aspartate oxidase produces MTNNINNLTPGTDHVVIVGAGLAGLFCALKLAPRPVTLISAAPLGQGASSAWAQGGIAAAMADGDTPEAHAADTIAVGGGLVDEAVALRIAREAAPCIHDLLAYGVPFDRDLEGRLATGREAAHSARRIVHVRGDGAGAAIIAALSEAVRRTPSIRIVEGLAAEALFTEDGAVTGLQLRDASNPSARPILLAARAIVLATGGLGHLYAITTNPREAGGSGLAIAARAGAVIADPEFVQFHPTAIMAGRDPAPLATEALRGEGATLINGRGERFMTARHPLAELAPRDIVARGVFAEIAAGRGAFLDARQALGARFAERFPTVHASCIAAGIDPASQAIPIAPAAHYHMGGVAVDARGRSSIDGLWAAGEVSCTGAHGANRLASNSLLEAVVYAARVAEDIAGCAVPSPARLPEALVTSHGAVPDAAAVKRLRAMMSGRVGVIREADGLAEAVRSFAALEREAASIALRNMATAALLVTAAAWTRRESRGAHFRSDHPAELPDPARRTMTTLAAMREVADGLADSSTPRIAQPMLA; encoded by the coding sequence ATGACAAACAACATCAACAACCTCACCCCCGGCACCGACCACGTCGTCATCGTCGGTGCCGGCCTCGCCGGATTGTTCTGCGCGCTGAAGCTTGCGCCGCGACCGGTGACGCTGATATCGGCCGCGCCGCTCGGACAGGGCGCCTCCTCTGCCTGGGCGCAAGGCGGCATCGCTGCGGCGATGGCCGACGGCGATACGCCGGAAGCACACGCCGCCGATACCATTGCCGTCGGCGGCGGCCTCGTCGACGAAGCGGTCGCGCTGAGGATCGCGCGAGAGGCTGCTCCCTGCATTCATGACCTGCTCGCCTATGGCGTGCCGTTCGACCGCGATCTCGAAGGCAGGCTCGCCACGGGGCGCGAGGCGGCACACTCGGCACGCCGCATCGTGCATGTGCGCGGCGACGGCGCGGGCGCTGCGATCATCGCCGCGCTGAGCGAGGCCGTGCGCCGCACGCCGTCGATCCGCATCGTCGAAGGTCTCGCCGCCGAAGCGTTGTTCACCGAGGACGGCGCGGTCACCGGTCTTCAGCTGCGCGATGCCAGCAATCCCTCGGCACGGCCGATCCTCCTCGCCGCGCGCGCGATCGTGCTCGCCACTGGCGGCCTCGGGCATCTCTACGCCATCACCACCAATCCGCGCGAGGCCGGCGGCTCCGGCCTTGCGATCGCCGCACGCGCCGGTGCCGTGATCGCCGATCCCGAATTCGTGCAGTTCCACCCCACCGCCATCATGGCCGGGCGTGATCCCGCGCCCCTCGCAACGGAGGCACTGCGCGGCGAAGGCGCCACGCTGATCAACGGCCGCGGCGAGCGCTTCATGACCGCGCGCCATCCGCTCGCCGAGCTCGCACCGCGTGACATCGTCGCGCGCGGCGTATTCGCCGAGATCGCGGCCGGGCGCGGCGCGTTCCTCGATGCGCGCCAGGCGCTGGGCGCGCGCTTCGCCGAGAGATTTCCGACCGTTCATGCGAGCTGCATCGCGGCAGGCATCGATCCCGCCAGCCAGGCCATCCCGATCGCGCCGGCCGCGCATTACCACATGGGGGGCGTTGCCGTGGATGCGCGCGGCCGCAGCTCGATCGACGGGCTGTGGGCGGCCGGCGAAGTGTCCTGCACCGGCGCGCATGGCGCCAACCGGCTCGCGTCCAATTCGCTGCTGGAGGCCGTCGTCTATGCTGCGCGCGTTGCCGAGGACATCGCCGGCTGTGCCGTTCCCTCGCCTGCGCGGCTACCCGAGGCGTTGGTGACGTCGCACGGCGCCGTACCGGATGCTGCGGCCGTGAAACGGCTCCGGGCGATGATGAGTGGACGTGTCGGCGTGATCCGCGAGGCCGATGGGCTTGCAGAGGCTGTGCGCAGCTTCGCCGCGCTCGAGCGCGAAGCTGCGAGCATCGCGCTGCGCAACATGGCGACGGCCGCGCTGCTCGTGACCGCCGCGGCCTGGACCCGGCGCGAGAGCCGCGGCGCGCACTTCCGCTCGGATCACCCGGCTGAGCTCCCTGATCCGGCGCGGAGAACGATGACCACGCTCGCCGCTATGCGCGAGGTCGCGGACGGCCTCGCCGATAGCTCAACACCGCGCATTGCGCAACCCATGCTGGCCTGA
- a CDS encoding DUF3096 domain-containing protein produces MHITVAHISPILSLIAGVLILIMPRLLNLIVAIFLIVNGAIGLGLLKWLRF; encoded by the coding sequence ATGCACATCACCGTCGCCCACATTTCGCCGATCCTGTCGTTGATTGCGGGCGTGCTCATCCTGATCATGCCGCGGCTGCTCAATCTGATCGTCGCGATCTTCCTCATCGTGAACGGCGCGATCGGGCTCGGGCTCCTGAAGTGGCTCCGCTTCTAG
- a CDS encoding cell wall hydrolase, with protein MSVLRNHPKGARFASFGIGLCIFALMPREIGYQDIASLLARQPGVAERWQKQVFSAASSIQLATYSFSRPIGTSVPQSAMVRLASIDGRDVTGAISRNPALQAPPRYQAADFPKVDRSLKGDRLAIATPTTSPDTAAPSAPAQEDPATSNISVFGAKTAALPQPMSPETAAALDPELQEALRAPPLPQYTNTPQASDAARALAVQPLEALKRVAAPAAPARDPFSVKTSNLFFGSSSLGGSLESIESWQPGAEPLIVTPDPDMKVTASLSPPTAEIAKDIESGESVAPKGEVNADNQRTKSPAERLALDDKSRAKSEKCLAEAVYFEARGEAVRGQIAVAQVVMNRVFSGKYPDTVCGAVYQNKHRHLACQFTFACDNNTDVIREPEMWERAKKISKAMLDGQIWLPEVGKSTHYHAYWVRPSWVAEMKKMYKTGVHTFYRPRKWGDGSEAPAWGTPAQTAALSAELAQEAKSSAEMGERR; from the coding sequence ATGTCAGTGTTGCGTAACCATCCGAAGGGCGCGCGGTTCGCGTCCTTCGGCATCGGTCTCTGCATCTTCGCATTGATGCCGAGAGAGATCGGCTATCAGGACATTGCCTCGCTGTTGGCACGTCAACCCGGCGTCGCCGAGCGGTGGCAGAAGCAGGTCTTTTCCGCCGCGTCCTCCATTCAGCTGGCAACTTACAGCTTCTCCCGGCCCATTGGCACTTCCGTTCCGCAGAGCGCGATGGTTCGCCTCGCGAGCATCGATGGCCGCGACGTCACCGGCGCGATCAGCCGCAATCCGGCGCTGCAGGCGCCGCCGCGCTACCAGGCCGCCGATTTTCCCAAGGTCGACCGTTCGCTGAAGGGCGACCGCCTCGCGATCGCAACTCCGACCACGTCTCCCGACACGGCTGCGCCGTCAGCGCCCGCGCAGGAAGATCCCGCGACGTCGAACATTTCAGTGTTCGGTGCCAAGACGGCCGCCTTGCCGCAACCGATGTCGCCGGAAACCGCAGCCGCGCTCGATCCCGAGCTCCAGGAAGCGCTCCGCGCGCCGCCGCTGCCGCAATACACCAATACGCCGCAGGCGAGCGACGCTGCGCGCGCGCTCGCGGTACAGCCGCTGGAAGCGCTGAAGCGGGTTGCTGCGCCGGCCGCGCCCGCGCGCGATCCCTTCAGCGTCAAGACGTCGAATCTTTTCTTCGGCAGCTCGTCGCTCGGCGGCAGTCTCGAAAGCATCGAAAGCTGGCAGCCCGGGGCCGAGCCGCTGATCGTGACGCCTGATCCCGACATGAAGGTGACGGCCTCGCTATCGCCGCCGACGGCAGAGATTGCCAAGGACATCGAGAGCGGCGAAAGCGTCGCGCCGAAGGGCGAGGTCAACGCCGACAACCAACGCACCAAATCGCCGGCGGAGCGGCTCGCGCTCGACGACAAGTCGCGCGCCAAGTCCGAGAAGTGTCTTGCCGAAGCCGTTTACTTCGAGGCCCGCGGCGAAGCCGTGCGCGGCCAGATCGCGGTGGCGCAAGTGGTGATGAACCGCGTCTTCTCCGGCAAATATCCCGACACCGTGTGCGGCGCGGTCTACCAGAACAAGCACCGGCACCTGGCCTGCCAGTTCACCTTCGCCTGCGACAACAACACCGACGTGATCCGCGAGCCCGAGATGTGGGAGCGCGCCAAGAAGATTTCGAAGGCCATGCTCGACGGTCAGATCTGGCTGCCCGAGGTCGGCAAGTCCACGCATTATCATGCCTATTGGGTGCGCCCGTCCTGGGTCGCCGAGATGAAGAAGATGTACAAGACCGGCGTGCACACCTTCTACCGCCCGCGCAAATGGGGCGACGGCAGCGAGGCGCCGGCCTGGGGGACGCCCGCACAGACCGCGGCGCTCTCCGCCGAACTCGCGCAGGAAGCCAAGAGTTCCGCCGAGATGGGCGAGCGGCGATAG
- the nadC gene encoding carboxylating nicotinate-nucleotide diphosphorylase, producing the protein MITATSLLYPDAFLSPLAIDAAVHRALDEDLGRAGDVTSLATIPEATTAQAILVARQSGVIAGLLLALATLQKLSSDIEVRAHVRDAARVARGQHVLTISGPARAILTAERTALNFVGRLSGVATLTADYVARTEGTNMRICCTRKTTPGLRALEKYAVRCGGGFNHRFGLDDAILIKDNHIAVAGGIRPVLERARAHAGHLVKIEIEVDTLAQLREVLTTGMADAVLLDNMDLATLREAVRLNEGRLELEASGGVTLDSIAAIAATGVDYASAGALTHSAPNFDCALDIEA; encoded by the coding sequence ATGATCACCGCAACCTCACTGCTCTATCCCGACGCCTTCCTCTCGCCGCTCGCGATTGACGCAGCCGTGCATCGCGCGCTCGACGAGGATCTCGGACGCGCCGGCGATGTCACCTCGCTGGCAACGATTCCGGAAGCAACGACGGCGCAGGCGATCCTGGTCGCACGCCAGTCCGGCGTGATTGCGGGATTGCTGCTCGCGCTGGCAACGCTGCAGAAGCTATCCTCCGACATCGAGGTGCGCGCGCATGTCCGCGACGCCGCACGAGTTGCCCGCGGGCAGCATGTGCTGACGATCTCAGGGCCCGCGCGCGCCATTCTCACGGCGGAGCGGACCGCGCTCAACTTCGTCGGGCGCCTCTCCGGCGTCGCGACGCTCACGGCCGACTATGTCGCCCGCACCGAAGGCACGAACATGCGCATTTGTTGCACGCGCAAGACGACCCCCGGCCTGCGCGCGCTGGAGAAATATGCCGTGCGCTGCGGCGGCGGCTTCAATCACCGCTTCGGCCTCGACGATGCGATCCTGATCAAGGACAACCACATCGCGGTCGCCGGCGGCATCCGCCCGGTGCTGGAGCGCGCTCGCGCCCATGCCGGCCATCTTGTCAAGATCGAGATCGAGGTGGACACGCTGGCGCAGCTGCGCGAGGTGCTGACCACCGGAATGGCCGACGCCGTGCTGCTCGACAACATGGACCTCGCCACGCTGCGTGAGGCCGTGAGGCTCAACGAAGGCCGGCTCGAGCTGGAGGCATCCGGCGGCGTCACGCTGGATTCGATCGCAGCCATTGCGGCGACGGGTGTCGACTACGCCTCGGCCGGTGCGCTGACGCATTCGGCGCCGAATTTCGACTGCGCGCTGGATATCGAAGCGTGA
- a CDS encoding DUF1236 domain-containing protein → MRNRILALAALAAAIGSPLAAQAQSGVTVGRAPAVVDSEPTIAADQRPAFRDYVVEQRVPAFRVPDRVVVGATLPEAGVTYYDVPQRFGATTYRYTVVNGETVLVEPRSRRIVEVID, encoded by the coding sequence ATGCGGAACAGGATTCTTGCTCTTGCAGCGCTCGCGGCCGCGATCGGCTCGCCTCTTGCGGCGCAGGCGCAAAGCGGTGTGACCGTCGGACGCGCGCCCGCCGTGGTCGACAGTGAGCCGACCATTGCGGCCGATCAGCGGCCGGCCTTCCGCGATTATGTCGTCGAACAACGTGTGCCGGCCTTCCGTGTCCCGGATCGCGTGGTGGTCGGCGCCACCTTACCCGAGGCCGGCGTCACCTATTATGACGTGCCGCAACGTTTCGGCGCCACCACCTATCGCTACACCGTCGTGAACGGCGAGACCGTGCTGGTCGAGCCGCGCTCACGCCGCATCGTCGAGGTGATCGACTGA
- the ppdK gene encoding pyruvate, phosphate dikinase — protein sequence MAKAASKPKKIPAKMPVKSKSSASAKAAPAARKALAKSAPKPIAKPAAKPAAKPAAKAVTKAAAPKVAAKPAPKKAAPAKAAPAAVKAGKWVYTFGDGKAEGRSEMRDLLGGKGANLAEMANLGLPVPPGFTIPTSVCTYFYAHDKSYPKELQSQVEKALDHVGKLTGKVFGDTTNPLLVSVRSGARASMPGMMDTVLNLGLNDQTVEALAELSGDRRFAYDSYRRFITMYSDVVLGFEHHHFEEILDTFKDSQGYTLDTDLSADDWVELVGKYKDAVAREIGKEFPQDPYDQLWGAIGAVFSSWMNARAVTYRKLHDIPESWGTAVNVQAMVFGNMGETSATGVAFTRNPSTGESKLYGEFLINAQGEDVVAGIRTPQDITEDARKESGSDKASMESAMPEAFKELTRIYTQLEKHYRDMQDMEFTVERGKLWMLQTRGGKRTAKAALRIAVELANEGLISKKEAVTRIDPASLDQLLHPTIDPNAKRDVIATGLPASPGAASGEIVFSSDEAAKLQGDGRKVILVRIETSPEDIHGMHAAEGILTTRGGMTSHAAVVARGMGKPCVSGCGTIRVDYGRGTMSIGSRTFKTGDVITIDGSLGQVLAGRMPMIEPELSGEFGTLMTWADQVRKIGVRVNGDTPDDARTAIKFGAEGIGLCRTEHMFFEETRIRTVREMILSEDEQSRRAALAKLLPMQRADFVELFEIMKGLPVTIRLLDPPLHEFLPHTHAEVEEVARAMNTDPRRLADRARELSEFNPMLGFRGCRIAIAYPEIAEMQARAIFEAAVEAQKRTGKAVGLEVMVPLIATKAELDLVKARIDATAQAVMRDTNTKLAYQVGTMIELPRACLLAAEIAQSAEFFSFGTNDLTQTTYGISRDDAASFLGPYVAKGILQVDPFIALDQEGVGELVKIGVARGRKTRPQLKVGICGEHGGDPASVAFCHQIGLDYVSCSPYRVPIARLAAAQAALGKAVASQA from the coding sequence ATGGCCAAAGCCGCCTCGAAGCCGAAGAAAATCCCAGCGAAAATGCCAGTGAAATCAAAGTCCTCGGCCTCCGCGAAAGCCGCGCCGGCGGCGCGCAAGGCGCTGGCCAAGAGCGCGCCGAAGCCGATCGCCAAGCCCGCTGCAAAGCCCGCAGCCAAGCCGGCGGCGAAGGCCGTGACCAAGGCGGCTGCGCCGAAGGTCGCTGCGAAGCCTGCGCCGAAGAAGGCTGCGCCCGCCAAGGCGGCGCCGGCAGCAGTCAAGGCCGGCAAATGGGTCTACACGTTCGGCGACGGCAAGGCCGAGGGCCGCTCGGAAATGCGCGACCTGCTCGGCGGCAAGGGCGCCAACCTCGCCGAGATGGCCAATCTCGGTCTGCCCGTGCCTCCCGGCTTCACCATCCCGACCTCGGTCTGCACTTACTTCTACGCACACGACAAGTCCTACCCCAAGGAGTTGCAGTCGCAGGTCGAGAAGGCGCTGGACCATGTCGGCAAGTTGACCGGCAAGGTGTTCGGCGACACCACGAACCCGCTGCTGGTCTCCGTGCGTTCCGGCGCGCGTGCTTCGATGCCGGGCATGATGGACACCGTGCTCAACCTCGGCCTCAACGACCAGACCGTGGAAGCGCTGGCCGAATTGTCGGGCGACCGCCGCTTCGCCTATGACAGCTATCGCCGCTTCATCACCATGTATTCCGACGTGGTGCTCGGCTTCGAGCATCATCACTTCGAGGAGATCCTCGACACCTTCAAGGACAGCCAGGGCTATACGCTCGACACCGACCTGTCGGCCGACGACTGGGTCGAGCTGGTCGGCAAGTACAAGGACGCGGTCGCGCGCGAGATCGGCAAGGAATTCCCGCAGGATCCGTACGACCAGCTGTGGGGCGCGATCGGCGCGGTGTTTTCATCCTGGATGAACGCGCGCGCGGTGACCTACCGCAAGCTGCACGACATTCCGGAATCCTGGGGCACCGCGGTCAACGTGCAGGCCATGGTGTTCGGCAACATGGGCGAGACCTCGGCGACCGGCGTTGCCTTCACCCGCAATCCCTCGACTGGCGAGAGCAAGCTCTACGGCGAGTTCCTGATCAACGCGCAAGGCGAGGACGTGGTGGCGGGCATCCGCACGCCGCAGGACATCACCGAGGATGCGCGCAAGGAGTCGGGCTCCGACAAGGCGTCGATGGAATCGGCAATGCCGGAGGCCTTCAAGGAGCTGACGCGGATCTACACGCAGCTCGAGAAGCACTACCGCGACATGCAGGACATGGAGTTCACCGTCGAGCGCGGCAAGCTCTGGATGCTGCAGACCCGCGGCGGCAAGCGCACCGCCAAGGCTGCGCTCCGCATCGCGGTCGAGCTCGCCAATGAAGGCCTGATCTCGAAGAAGGAAGCGGTCACGCGGATCGACCCGGCCTCGCTCGATCAGCTGCTGCATCCGACCATCGATCCCAATGCCAAGCGCGACGTGATCGCAACCGGCCTGCCGGCTTCGCCGGGTGCCGCCTCCGGCGAGATCGTGTTCTCCTCGGACGAAGCGGCCAAGCTCCAGGGCGACGGACGCAAGGTCATTCTGGTCCGCATCGAGACCAGCCCGGAAGACATCCACGGCATGCATGCCGCTGAGGGCATCCTGACCACGCGCGGCGGCATGACCTCGCACGCGGCGGTGGTCGCGCGCGGCATGGGCAAGCCCTGCGTCTCCGGCTGCGGCACCATCCGCGTCGATTACGGCCGCGGCACCATGAGCATCGGCTCGCGCACCTTCAAGACCGGCGACGTCATCACGATCGACGGCTCGCTCGGCCAGGTGCTGGCTGGTCGCATGCCCATGATCGAGCCGGAGCTGTCCGGCGAGTTCGGCACGCTGATGACCTGGGCCGACCAGGTCCGCAAGATCGGCGTCCGCGTCAACGGCGACACGCCCGATGATGCGCGCACCGCGATCAAGTTCGGCGCGGAAGGCATCGGCCTCTGCCGCACCGAGCACATGTTCTTCGAGGAGACCCGCATCCGCACGGTGCGCGAGATGATCCTCTCGGAAGACGAGCAGTCGCGCCGTGCCGCGCTCGCCAAGCTGTTGCCGATGCAGCGCGCCGATTTCGTCGAGCTGTTCGAGATCATGAAGGGTCTGCCCGTCACGATCCGGCTTCTGGATCCTCCGCTGCATGAATTCCTGCCGCACACCCATGCCGAGGTCGAGGAAGTGGCGCGCGCCATGAACACCGACCCGCGGCGTCTCGCCGACCGTGCGCGCGAGCTCTCGGAGTTCAATCCGATGCTCGGCTTCCGCGGCTGCCGCATCGCGATCGCATATCCCGAGATCGCAGAGATGCAGGCGCGTGCGATCTTCGAGGCTGCGGTCGAGGCGCAGAAGCGCACCGGCAAGGCCGTCGGCCTCGAGGTGATGGTGCCGCTGATCGCGACCAAGGCGGAGCTCGACCTCGTCAAGGCGCGGATCGATGCCACCGCGCAAGCGGTGATGCGCGACACCAACACCAAGCTCGCCTATCAGGTCGGCACCATGATCGAGCTGCCGCGCGCCTGCCTGCTCGCGGCCGAGATCGCGCAGTCCGCCGAGTTCTTCTCGTTCGGCACCAACGACCTGACGCAGACCACCTACGGCATCAGCCGCGACGACGCGGCGAGCTTCCTCGGTCCGTACGTCGCGAAGGGTATCCTCCAGGTCGATCCGTTCATCGCACTCGACCAGGAAGGCGTCGGCGAACTCGTCAAGATCGGCGTCGCGCGCGGCCGCAAGACGCGGCCGCAGCTCAAGGTCGGCATCTGCGGTGAGCACGGCGGCGATCCGGCTTCGGTTGCCTTCTGCCACCAGATCGGCCTCGACTACGTCTCGTGCTCGCCCTACCGCGTGCCGATCGCCCGTCTCGCCGCCGCCCAGGCCGCGCTCGGCAAGGCCGTCGCGAGCCAGGCGTAA
- the nadA gene encoding quinolinate synthase NadA, producing MPITAIYGPDDFAERPHGQTISRPSTAPARPGLALPMPALEWTPEVERATASLYERVKHVIPPIEWPLMAPTIKAINELKHARNAVILAHNYQAPEIFHCVADIGGDSLQLAVEATKVKADIIVQCGVHFMAETAKLLNPGKTVLIPDSRAGCSLAASITGADVRLLREKFPRVPVVAYVNTSAEVKAEVDICCTSSNAVQVVESLNAPSVIFLPDRYLATYVASKTDVKIIAWKGACEVHERFTGDELRGLREADPSVQIIAHPECPPDVLAEADFTGSTAHMISWVRNKRPRRLVMITECSMADNVRAELPDVEMLRPCNLCPHMKRITLANILESLLTLREEVTIDPALAARARRSVERMINLRN from the coding sequence ATGCCCATTACCGCAATCTACGGCCCCGACGATTTCGCCGAACGGCCGCACGGCCAAACCATCAGCCGCCCTAGCACCGCGCCCGCCCGGCCTGGACTCGCCCTGCCGATGCCCGCGCTGGAATGGACACCCGAAGTCGAGCGCGCCACGGCATCCCTCTACGAACGCGTGAAGCACGTGATCCCGCCGATCGAATGGCCGCTGATGGCACCGACGATCAAGGCCATCAACGAGCTGAAGCATGCGCGGAACGCCGTGATCCTCGCGCACAATTACCAGGCGCCGGAGATCTTTCACTGCGTTGCCGACATCGGCGGCGACTCGCTCCAGCTCGCGGTCGAAGCCACCAAGGTGAAGGCCGACATCATCGTGCAGTGCGGTGTGCACTTCATGGCGGAGACCGCGAAGCTGCTCAACCCGGGCAAGACCGTGCTGATCCCGGATTCGCGCGCCGGCTGCTCCCTCGCCGCCAGCATCACCGGCGCCGACGTGCGCCTGCTCCGCGAGAAATTTCCCCGCGTGCCTGTCGTCGCCTACGTCAACACCTCGGCGGAGGTGAAGGCCGAGGTCGACATCTGCTGCACCTCGTCGAACGCGGTGCAGGTGGTCGAGAGCCTGAACGCGCCCAGCGTGATCTTCCTGCCCGACCGCTATCTCGCAACTTACGTCGCGTCCAAGACCGACGTGAAGATCATTGCCTGGAAGGGCGCCTGCGAGGTGCATGAGCGCTTCACCGGCGATGAGCTGCGCGGCCTTCGCGAAGCCGATCCTTCGGTGCAGATCATCGCGCATCCCGAATGTCCGCCGGACGTGCTGGCGGAAGCCGACTTCACCGGCTCGACCGCGCACATGATCAGCTGGGTCCGCAACAAGCGGCCGCGGCGGCTGGTGATGATCACGGAATGCTCGATGGCCGACAATGTGCGTGCCGAGCTGCCCGATGTGGAGATGCTGCGCCCCTGCAATCTCTGCCCGCACATGAAGCGCATCACGCTCGCGAACATCCTGGAGAGCCTGTTGACGCTCCGCGAGGAGGTGACGATCGACCCCGCACTTGCGGCGCGTGCAAGGCGATCGGTCGAGCGGATGATCAATCTGAGGAACTGA
- the glyS gene encoding glycine--tRNA ligase subunit beta: MPDLLLELFSEEIPARMQAKAADDLRRMVTDKLVAEGLVYEGAKAFATPRRLALTVHGIPARQPDLKTERRGPKVGAPDAAVQGFLKGTGLKSLDEAKIQRDPKGDFYIGLIEKPGRDAIDVLAEILPVIIRTFPWPKSMRWGARSGKPGSLNWVRPLHAITATFGPETEEPDVVKFEVDGIEAGQTTYGHRFLAPAPIQVRRFEDYEAKLLAAKVVLDPERRKNTILADAKQLAFAQGYELVEDPNLLDEVAGLVEWPVVLMGSFEPEFLATPSEVIRATIRNNQKCFVVSDPKTGKLANKFILVANIEATDGGATIIAGNERVIRARLSDAKFFYETDLKTRLEERLPKFEQIVFHEKLGTQAERIKRIERLAAEIAPLIGADVAKATRAAHLAKADLLTEVVGEFPEVQGLMGKYYALAQGEDASVAAACEEHYKPQGPADRVPTDPVSVAVALADKIDTLVGFWAIDEKPTGSKDPYALRRAALGVIRLIAENALRLSLMKVAESAILGLKETGTNYALTDPNKLPSDLLAFFADRLKVQLREQGARHDLVDAVFALGDQDDLLMIVRRVEALGKLLDSDDGKNLLAGTKRASNILSIEEKKDKRAFDGGPDAALYSLNEEKALAKAIGEVKAEASAAVAKEDFAAAMSAMAKLRPPVDAFFDKVRVNDDDAKVRENRLKLLNEIRSATRAVADFSKIQD; the protein is encoded by the coding sequence ATGCCCGATCTTTTGCTTGAACTGTTCTCGGAAGAAATCCCCGCGCGCATGCAGGCCAAAGCAGCGGACGATTTGCGCCGCATGGTCACCGACAAGCTGGTCGCCGAGGGCCTCGTTTACGAAGGCGCGAAGGCGTTCGCGACCCCGCGCCGCCTCGCGCTGACCGTGCACGGCATCCCTGCGCGCCAGCCCGACCTGAAGACCGAACGCCGGGGACCAAAAGTCGGCGCGCCCGATGCGGCCGTGCAGGGCTTCCTGAAGGGGACAGGTCTGAAGTCGCTGGATGAGGCAAAGATCCAGCGCGATCCCAAGGGCGATTTCTACATCGGATTGATCGAGAAGCCCGGCCGCGACGCCATCGACGTGCTCGCCGAAATCCTGCCCGTGATCATCCGCACCTTCCCCTGGCCGAAATCGATGCGCTGGGGCGCGCGCTCCGGCAAGCCGGGCTCGCTGAACTGGGTGCGTCCGCTGCACGCGATCACCGCGACCTTCGGCCCCGAGACCGAAGAGCCCGACGTCGTGAAGTTCGAGGTCGACGGCATCGAGGCGGGCCAGACCACGTATGGTCATCGCTTCCTGGCGCCGGCGCCCATTCAGGTGCGCCGGTTCGAGGATTACGAGGCGAAGCTGCTCGCCGCGAAAGTCGTGCTCGATCCGGAGCGACGCAAGAACACGATCCTGGCTGACGCCAAGCAGCTTGCGTTTGCGCAAGGCTACGAGCTCGTCGAGGACCCGAACCTGCTCGATGAGGTCGCCGGCCTCGTCGAATGGCCGGTCGTGCTGATGGGCTCGTTCGAGCCGGAATTTTTGGCGACGCCCTCCGAAGTGATCCGCGCCACCATCCGCAACAACCAGAAATGCTTCGTCGTCAGCGATCCCAAAACGGGCAAGCTCGCCAACAAGTTCATCCTGGTCGCCAACATCGAGGCGACCGACGGTGGCGCGACCATCATCGCCGGCAACGAGCGCGTGATCCGCGCACGGCTGTCGGACGCGAAGTTCTTCTACGAGACGGACCTGAAGACCAGGCTTGAGGAGCGGCTGCCGAAGTTCGAGCAGATCGTGTTCCACGAGAAGCTGGGCACGCAAGCGGAACGCATCAAGCGCATTGAGCGGCTTGCCGCGGAGATCGCGCCGCTGATCGGCGCCGATGTCGCCAAGGCGACGCGCGCTGCGCATCTGGCGAAAGCGGATTTGCTGACCGAAGTCGTCGGCGAATTCCCCGAGGTGCAAGGCCTGATGGGGAAGTATTACGCGCTGGCGCAGGGCGAGGATGCTTCCGTCGCCGCCGCCTGCGAGGAGCACTACAAGCCGCAAGGCCCCGCCGATCGTGTGCCGACTGATCCGGTCAGCGTTGCGGTGGCGCTCGCCGACAAGATCGATACGCTGGTCGGCTTCTGGGCGATCGACGAGAAGCCGACGGGCAGCAAGGACCCGTATGCGCTGCGACGTGCGGCGCTGGGTGTGATCCGGCTGATTGCCGAGAACGCGCTGCGGCTGTCGCTGATGAAGGTAGCCGAGTCCGCAATTCTTGGGTTGAAGGAAACGGGCACAAACTACGCCCTCACTGATCCGAACAAGCTCCCAAGCGACCTGCTCGCCTTCTTCGCCGACCGCCTAAAAGTCCAGCTCCGTGAGCAGGGCGCGCGGCATGATCTCGTCGATGCCGTGTTCGCGCTCGGCGACCAGGATGATCTCCTGATGATCGTCCGCCGTGTCGAGGCGCTCGGAAAGTTGCTCGACAGCGATGACGGCAAGAACCTGCTCGCCGGCACCAAGCGCGCCAGCAACATCCTCTCGATCGAGGAGAAGAAGGACAAGCGCGCGTTCGACGGCGGGCCGGATGCTGCGCTGTACAGCCTCAACGAAGAAAAGGCGCTGGCGAAGGCGATCGGCGAGGTGAAGGCGGAAGCAAGCGCCGCCGTCGCCAAGGAAGATTTCGCTGCCGCCATGAGCGCGATGGCCAAGCTGCGTCCGCCGGTCGATGCGTTCTTCGACAAGGTTCGCGTCAACGACGATGATGCGAAAGTGCGCGAGAACCGCCTGAAGCTGCTGAACGAGATCCGCAGCGCCACGCGCGCGGTGGCGGATTTTTCGAAGATCCAGGATTAG